In one window of Psychrobacter sp. P2G3 DNA:
- a CDS encoding acetolactate synthase 3 large subunit, translating into MLSGAEMLVQSLTDEGVEYIFGYPGGAVLHIYDALFQQDNIEHILVRHEQAAGHMADAYSRVTGNTGVVLATSGPGATNTVTAIATAFMDSIPMVVIAGQVPSSLIGEDAFQETDMVGVSRPIVKHSFQVRHASEIPTIVKKAFHIARSGRPGPVVIDVPKDMTAPNEKYAYEYPSEVFMRSYQPSVKGHSGQIKKAIETLLAAKRPIIYSGGGVVLGDAHKELTSLAHKLNLPVTNTLMGLGGFPGSDRQFLGMLGMHGTYEANMTMHHSDVILAVGARFDDRVTNNVKKFCPNATIIHIDIDPTSISKTIMAHIPIVGDVKSVLTEMLAMVGDDKELDQHALLDWWAQINEWRTRHGLRYDTSTEHGIKPQSVVQALCKITDGNAIITSDVGQHQMFAALYYTYKEPRQWLNSGGLGTMGVGLPYAMAAKLVNPERDVVCITGEGSIQMNIQELSTCLQYNLPVKILNLNNAQLGMVKQWQDMLYEGRHAQSYMNSLPDFVKLAESYGHVGIKITDPDKMEEQLAEAMAIKDKLVFIDVYVDRNEHVYPMQIAGQTMRDMWLSKGERT; encoded by the coding sequence ATGTTATCCGGTGCTGAAATGCTGGTGCAATCACTAACCGACGAAGGTGTCGAATATATTTTTGGCTATCCAGGCGGTGCTGTTCTGCACATTTATGATGCTCTGTTCCAGCAAGACAATATCGAACATATTCTAGTTCGCCATGAGCAAGCGGCAGGCCATATGGCGGATGCTTATTCGCGAGTAACTGGCAATACTGGAGTAGTACTAGCGACATCAGGACCTGGTGCTACCAATACGGTTACTGCTATTGCTACAGCTTTTATGGACTCAATACCGATGGTTGTTATTGCAGGGCAAGTACCGAGTAGCTTGATCGGTGAAGATGCCTTCCAAGAAACGGATATGGTTGGTGTTTCGCGTCCTATCGTTAAGCATAGCTTTCAAGTACGCCATGCCAGCGAGATTCCAACGATTGTAAAAAAGGCATTCCATATCGCAAGGTCAGGCCGTCCAGGTCCTGTCGTCATTGACGTACCTAAAGATATGACTGCACCTAACGAAAAGTACGCTTATGAATATCCAAGTGAAGTATTCATGCGTTCTTACCAGCCGTCCGTTAAAGGGCATAGTGGTCAGATCAAAAAAGCTATTGAAACGCTATTAGCTGCTAAGCGTCCAATCATATATTCGGGTGGTGGTGTGGTTCTGGGTGATGCCCATAAAGAACTAACAAGCTTGGCTCATAAGCTAAACTTGCCAGTGACTAATACTCTTATGGGTCTTGGTGGTTTTCCAGGCTCTGATCGTCAATTTTTAGGCATGTTAGGGATGCATGGTACGTACGAAGCAAACATGACTATGCACCATTCAGATGTTATCTTGGCAGTTGGTGCACGTTTCGATGACCGTGTGACCAATAACGTTAAAAAATTCTGTCCAAACGCTACTATTATTCATATTGATATTGATCCAACGTCAATCTCTAAAACGATTATGGCGCATATTCCGATTGTTGGTGACGTCAAGTCAGTACTTACTGAAATGTTAGCAATGGTTGGCGACGATAAAGAGCTGGATCAACATGCTTTATTAGATTGGTGGGCACAAATTAATGAATGGCGTACGCGTCATGGTTTACGTTATGACACCAGTACAGAGCATGGCATCAAGCCACAAAGTGTCGTACAGGCCTTGTGTAAAATCACTGATGGTAATGCGATCATTACAAGTGATGTTGGGCAACATCAAATGTTTGCTGCACTCTACTATACTTATAAAGAACCTCGTCAGTGGCTTAACTCAGGTGGACTTGGTACTATGGGTGTTGGCTTGCCTTATGCGATGGCAGCTAAGCTTGTTAACCCTGAGCGCGATGTGGTCTGCATCACAGGTGAAGGCTCTATTCAGATGAATATTCAAGAGTTATCAACTTGCTTACAGTATAATCTGCCAGTAAAAATACTGAACTTGAATAATGCACAGTTGGGTATGGTTAAACAGTGGCAGGATATGCTTTATGAAGGTCGTCATGCGCAGTCTTATATGAACTCGCTACCAGATTTTGTAAAATTGGCTGAAAGCTATGGTCACGTGGGTATCAAAATCACTGATCCTGACAAAATGGAAGAGCAGTTGGCTGAAGCGATGGCCATCAAAGATAAGCTAGTATTTATTGACGTTTACGTTGATCGTAATGAGCATGTATATCCAATGCAAATCGCTGGTCAGACGATGCGCGACATGTGGTTATCAAAAGGGGAGCGTACCTAA
- the ilvN gene encoding acetolactate synthase small subunit, protein MQQHLISVLMENEAGSLSRLVGLFSQRGYNIETLNVAPTEDPSISRLTLTTITSPEKIEQITKQLHKLIEVIKVLNLSDNVHVERELMLIKVRATGSIREEIKRSADIFRAQIVDVNSNLYTIQIVGDTAKLDGFIDTIGRERVLEVVRSGVIGIARGEKTLSI, encoded by the coding sequence ATGCAACAACATCTGATTTCGGTATTGATGGAAAACGAAGCGGGGTCGTTGTCGCGGTTAGTCGGCTTATTCTCCCAGCGTGGTTATAATATTGAGACTCTAAACGTCGCACCGACAGAAGACCCCTCTATCTCACGCTTGACGCTGACAACTATCACGTCACCCGAAAAAATTGAACAAATTACCAAGCAGTTGCATAAGCTGATTGAAGTCATTAAAGTATTGAACTTATCTGATAATGTGCACGTTGAACGTGAACTGATGCTGATTAAAGTTCGTGCTACTGGCAGTATACGTGAAGAAATCAAACGCAGTGCTGACATCTTCCGTGCACAGATTGTTGATGTGAATTCGAACTTATATACTATCCAAATCGTTGGTGATACCGCTAAGCTGGACGGTTTCATTGATACTATCGGTCGTGAGCGTGTATTAGAAGTAGTACGCTCAGGCGTGATTGGTATTGCTCGCGGTGAAAAAACACTAAGCATATAA
- the ilvC gene encoding ketol-acid reductoisomerase yields the protein MNVFYDKDCDLSIIQGKKVAIIGYGSQGHAHALNLQESGVDVTVGLRANSGSWKKAENAGLKVSEVEDAVKAADVVMILTPDEFQRQLYSDVIEPNIKEGATLAFAHGFAIHYNQVVPRKDLDVIMVAPKAPGHTVRSEFVKGGGIPDLIAIYQDASGQAKQLALSYAAGVGGGRSGIIETTFKDETETDLFGEQAVLCGGAVELVKMGFETLTEAGYAPEMAYFECLHELKLIVDLMYEGGIADMNYSISNNAEYGEYVTGTEVINEQSREAMRNALKRIQSGEYAKMFINEGATNYPSMTARRRNNAEHEIEKTGAKLRGMMPWIGGNKIIDKDKN from the coding sequence ATGAACGTTTTTTACGATAAAGATTGTGATCTATCTATCATCCAAGGCAAAAAAGTTGCCATTATTGGTTATGGTTCACAAGGGCACGCCCATGCATTGAACTTGCAAGAATCTGGTGTGGATGTGACTGTTGGTCTACGCGCCAACTCTGGTTCATGGAAAAAAGCTGAAAATGCTGGCTTAAAAGTTTCTGAAGTAGAAGATGCGGTTAAAGCCGCTGACGTAGTCATGATTCTGACGCCTGATGAGTTCCAAAGACAACTGTATAGCGATGTGATTGAGCCTAATATTAAAGAAGGCGCTACGCTAGCTTTTGCTCATGGTTTCGCTATTCATTACAACCAAGTTGTACCACGTAAAGATCTTGACGTTATTATGGTTGCACCTAAAGCACCAGGTCATACAGTACGCTCTGAGTTTGTGAAAGGCGGCGGTATTCCTGATCTTATCGCTATCTATCAAGATGCTTCAGGTCAAGCCAAGCAGTTAGCACTATCTTACGCTGCTGGTGTTGGTGGTGGTCGTTCAGGTATTATCGAAACGACTTTTAAAGATGAGACTGAAACTGACTTATTTGGTGAGCAAGCGGTATTGTGTGGCGGCGCTGTTGAGCTAGTTAAAATGGGCTTTGAGACCCTAACCGAAGCTGGTTATGCACCAGAAATGGCTTACTTTGAATGTTTACATGAGCTCAAGCTTATCGTCGACTTAATGTACGAAGGCGGCATCGCTGATATGAACTATTCAATCAGTAATAACGCTGAATATGGCGAGTATGTGACTGGTACGGAAGTGATTAATGAACAATCACGCGAAGCCATGCGTAATGCCCTAAAACGCATTCAATCTGGTGAATACGCGAAGATGTTCATCAATGAAGGCGCAACCAACTATCCATCTATGACTGCCCGTCGTCGTAATAACGCTGAGCATGAAATTGAGAAAACTGGTGCCAAACTTCGTGGCATGATGCCTTGGATCGGTGGTAACAAAATCATTGATAAAGACAAAAACTAA
- a CDS encoding cold-shock protein, translated as MSDKVEGTVKWFNEAKGFGFIAQDNGGQDVFAHYSAIQGNGFKTLAEGQKVSFILGDGKKGPQAEQIEAI; from the coding sequence ATGTCAGATAAAGTTGAAGGCACTGTAAAGTGGTTTAATGAAGCTAAAGGTTTTGGTTTTATCGCTCAAGACAATGGCGGACAAGACGTATTCGCTCACTACAGCGCTATCCAAGGTAACGGTTTTAAAACTCTAGCCGAAGGTCAAAAAGTGTCTTTCATCTTAGGTGATGGCAAGAAAGGCCCACAAGCTGAGCAAATCGAAGCTATCTAA